A DNA window from Schistocerca cancellata isolate TAMUIC-IGC-003103 unplaced genomic scaffold, iqSchCanc2.1 HiC_scaffold_1148, whole genome shotgun sequence contains the following coding sequences:
- the LOC126159879 gene encoding uncharacterized protein LOC126159879, translating into MRAAFAGSVAFTRGGAFARSAAFARSAAFARSAAFARSAAFAIRAAFAGSAAFAMGGAFPRSAAFARSAAFARRYAFARSAAFARSAALLRRAAFARSAAFARSAAFARRAAFAVSAAFAGSAAFAGSAAFARSGAFARSAAFAGSAASARSAAFVRCAAFARSAAFARSAAISRSAAFARSAAFARRAGFAKREYCLCNECCLPMSAAFARSASFARSAAFARSAAFARSAAFARSAALARRAAFERRAALAGSAAFTRKAVFARRAAFERRAAFAGSTAFARGNDFASSAAFSGSTAFATSAAFQ; encoded by the coding sequence atgagggctgcctttgcagggagtgttgccttcacaaggggtggtgccttcgcaaggagtgctgccttcgcaaggagtgctgccttcgcaaggagtgctgccttcgcaaggagtgctgccttcgcaattagggctgcctttgctgggagtgctgccttcgcaatgggtggtgccttcccaaggagtgctgcctttgcaaggagtgctgccttcgcaaggagatatgccttcgcaaggagtgctgccttcgctaggagtgctgcccttctgaggagagctgccttcgcaaggagtgctgccttcgctaggagtgctgctttcgcaaggagggctgccttcgcagtgagtgctgcctttgcagggagtgctgcctttgcagggagtgctgccttcgcaaggagtggtgccttcgcaaggagtgctgccttcgcagggagtgctgcatccgcaaggagtgctgccttcgtaaggtgtgctgccttcgcaaggagtgctgcttttgcaaggagcgctgccatctcaaggagtgctgccttcgctaggagtgctgccttcgcaaggagggctggcttcgcaaagagggagtactgcctttgcaacgagtgctgccttccaatgagtgctgcctttgcaaggagtgcttccttcgcaaggagtgctgccttcgcaaggagtgctgccttcgcaaggagtgctgccttcgctaggagtgctgccctcgcaaggagggctgcattcgagaggagggctgccttagcagggagtgctgccttcactaggaaggctgtcttcgcaaggagggctgccttcgagaggagggctgccttcgcagggagtactgccttcgcaaggggtaatgactttgcaagtagtgctgccttctcagggagtactgcctttgcaacgagtgctgccttccaatga
- the LOC126159880 gene encoding ice-structuring glycoprotein-like, whose translation MSAAFARTASFARSAAFARSAAFARSAAFARSAAFARSAAFARSAAFARSAAFAMRAAFAGSAAFARSAAFARSAAFAMRAAFAGSAAFAMGGAFPRSAAFARSAAFARRYAFARSAAFARSAALLRRAAFARSAAFARSAAFARRAAFAVSAAFAGCAAFAGSAAFARSGAFARSAAFAGSAASARSAAFVRCAAFARSAAFARSAAISRSAAFARSAAFARRAGFAKREYCLCNECCLPMSAAFARSASFARSAAFARSAAFARSAALARRAAFERRAAFAGSAAFARGNAFASSAAFSGSTAFATSAAFQ comes from the coding sequence atgagtgctgccttcgcaaggactgcttccttcgcaaggagtgctgccttcgcaaggagtgctgccttcgcaaggagtgctgccttcgcaaggagtgctgccttcgcaaggagtgctgccttcgcaaggagtgctgccttcgcaaggagtgctgccttcgcaatgagggctgcctttgcagggagtgctgccttcgcaaggagtgctgccttcgcaaggagtgctgccttcgcaatgagggctgcctttgctgggagtgctgccttcgcaatgggtggtgccttcccaaggagtgctgcctttgcaaggagtgctgccttcgcaaggagatatgccttcgcaaggagtgctgccttcgctaggagtgctgcccttctgaggagagctgccttcgcaaggagtgctgccttcgctaggagtgctgctttcgcaaggagggctgccttcgcagtgagtgctgcctttgcagggtgtgctgcctttgcagggagtgctgccttcgcaaggagtggtgccttcgcaaggagtgctgccttcgcagggagtgctgcatccgcaaggagtgctgccttcgtaaggtgtgctgccttcgcaaggagtgctgcttttgcaaggagtgctgccatctcaaggagtgctgccttcgctaggagtgctgccttcgcaaggagggctggcttcgcaaagagggagtactgcctttgcaacgagtgctgccttccaatgagtgctgcctttgcaaggagtgcttccttcgcaaggagtgctgccttcgcaaggagtgctgccttcgctaggagtgctgccctcgcaaggagggctgcattcgagaggagggctgccttcgcagggagtgctgccttcgcaaggggtaatgccttcgcaagtagtgctgccttctcagggagcactgcctttgcaacgagtgctgccttccaatga
- the LOC126159881 gene encoding ice-structuring glycoprotein-like encodes MSAAFTRSAAFTRSAAFARSAAFARSAAFARSAAFARSAAFARSAAFARSAAFAMRAAFAGSAAFTRGGAFARSAAFAKSAAFARSAAFARSAAFAMRAAFAGSAAFAMGGAFPRSAAFARSAALLRRAAFARSAAFARSAAFARRAAFAVSAAFAGSAAFAGSAAFARSGAFARSAAFAGSAASARSAAFVRCAAFARSAAFARSAAISRSAAFARSAAFARRAGFAKREYCLCNECCLPMSAAFARSASFARSAAFARSAAFARSAALARRAAFERRAAFAGSAAFARGNAFASSAAFSGSTAFATSAAFQ; translated from the coding sequence atgagtgctgccttcacaaggagtgctgccttcacaaggagtgctgccttcgcaaggagtgctgccttcgcaaggagtgctgccttcgcaaggagtgctgccttcgcaaggagtgctgccttcgcaaggagtgctgccttcgcaaggagtgctgccttcgcaatgagggctgcctttgcagggagtgctgccttcacaaggggtggtgcgttcgcaaggagtgctgccttcgcaaagagtgctgccttcgcaaggagtgctgccttcgcaaggagtgctgccttcgcaatgagggctgcctttgctgggagtgctgccttcgcaatgggtggtgccttcccaaggagtgctgcctttgcaaggagtgctgcccttctgaggagagctgccttcgcaaggagtgctgccttcgctaggagtgctgctttcgcaaggagggctgccttcgcagtgagtgctgcctttgcagggagtgctgcctttgcagggagtgctgccttcgcaaggagtggtgccttcgcaaggagtgctgccttcgcagggagtgctgcatccgcaaggagtgctgccttcgtaaggtgtgctgccttcgcaaggagtgctgcttttgcaaggagcgctgccatctcaaggagtgctgccttcgctaggagtgctgccttcgcaaggagggctggcttcgcaaagagggagtactgcctttgcaacgagtgctgccttccaatgagtgctgcctttgcaaggagtgcttccttcgcaaggagtgctgccttcgcaaggagtgctgccttcgctaggagtgctgccctcgcaaggagggctgcattcgagaggagggctgccttcgcagggagtgctgccttcgcaaggggtaatgccttcgcaagtagtgctgccttctcagggagcactgcctttgcaacgagtgctgccttccaatga
- the LOC126159882 gene encoding trophinin-like encodes MKAAFARSAAFARSAAFARSAAFARSAAFARSAAFARSAAFARSAAFARSAAFARSAAFPRSAALGQSAAFARSVAFVQSAVFARSAAFARCAAFARSTAFAKSAAFARSAAFASSVAFARSAAFRRSGASARSAAFARSAAFAMRAAFAGSAAFTSGGAFARSAAFAKSAAFARSAAFARSAAFAMRAAFAGSAAFAMGGAFPRSAAFARSAAFARRYAFARSADFARSAALLRRAAFARSAAFARSAAFARRAAFAMRAAFAGSAAFTRGGAFARSAAFAKSAAFARSAAFARSAAFPRSDAFARSAAFAGSASFARGNAFASSAAFSGSTAFATSAAFQ; translated from the coding sequence atgaaggctgccttcgctaggagtgctgccttcgcaaggagtgctgccttcgcaaggagtgctgccttcgcaaggagtgctgccttcgcaaggagtgctgccttcgcaaggagtgctgccttcgcaaggagtgctgccttcgcaaggagtgctgccttcgcaaggagtgctgccttcccaaggagtgctgccttgggacagagtgctgccttcgctaggagtgttgccttcgtacagagtgcagtcttcgcaaggagtgctgccttcgcaaggtgtgctgcctttgcaaggagtactgccttcgcaaaaagtgctgccttcgcaaggagtgctgccttcgctagcagtgttgccttcgcaaggagtgctgcgttcagaaggagtggtgcctccgcaaggagtgctgccttcgcaaggagtgctgccttcgcaatgagggctgcctttgcagggagtgctgccttcacaagcggtggtgcgttcgcaaggagtgctgccttcgcaaagagtgctgccttcgcaaggagtgctgccttcgcaaggagtgctgccttcgcaatgagggctgcctttgctgggagtgctgccttcgcaatgggtggtgccttcccaaggagtgctgcctttgcaaggagtgctgccttcgcaaggagatatgccttcgcaaggagtgctgacttcgctaggagtgctgcccttctaaggagagctgccttcgcaaggagtgctgccttcgctaggagtgctgctttcgcaaggagggctgccttcgcaatgagggctgcctttgcagggagtgctgccttcacaaggggtggtgcgttcgcaaggagtgctgccttcgcaaagagtgctgccttcgcaaggagtgctgccttcgcaaggagtgctgccttcccaaggagtgatgccttcgcaaggagtgctgccttcgcagggagtgcttccttcgcaaggggtaatgccttcgcaagtagtgctgccttctcagggagcactgcctttgcaacgagtgctgccttccaatga